The segment GCGGCCATGCCGGCCGGCAAGCGGCCCCGCCGCTGCCGCGCGGCAAGGCACTGACCGGCATCGCCATCCTGCTCGCGCTGATCTTCTCGAAATATTTCTACCTGGCGAGCATCACCAGCTATTTCACCTTCTACCTGATCCAGCGCTTCGGCGTCAGCGTCGAGGTGGCGCAGCTCCATCTGTTCGTCTTCCTCGGCGCGGTGGCGGTGGGGACGATCGCCGGCGGCCCGCTCGGCGACCGCTTCGGGCGCAAATATGTGATCTGGTTCTCGATCCTCGGCGCGCTGCCCTTCACGCTGCTGCTGCCGCATGCCAGCCTGTTCTGGACCGGGCCGCTGACGGTGATCATCGGCCTGATCCTCGCCTCGGCCTTCCCCGCGATCGTCGTGTTCGCGCAGGAGCTGGTGCCGGGGAAGCCGGGGATGATCTCCGGCCTGTTCTTCGGCTTCTCCTTCGGCATGGCCGGGCTGGGCGCGGCGATACTGGGCGAGGTCGCCGACCTGGCGGGGATCGAGATGGTCTACGCCATCTGCGCCTTCCTGCCGGTGATCGGCCTGCTCGCCGTGTTTCTGCCCGATCCCGAACGCGACCGGGGCTGAACCCCGGTCGCCCGCCACCCTCACGGCATCTTAGGATCGGCCTTCAAGTCGTTGGCACGCTTGATGACATAGGCGCGGATCGCCTCGACCTCGTCGGGCTTCAGGTCCTTCGAGAAATTGGGCATGCCGAGCGGCTCGGCCGCCCCTTCGAGGACGAAGCCGCGGAAGGCCGCCGCGTCCGCGATCACCATCGAGCGGCGCAGGTCGGGAACCCCGCCATGGTTCACGACGGTGTCGCCATGGCACATCCAGCAGCGGACATGGTAGAGCACCCGTCCCTGCTCGATCACGGCGGCGGAGGCGGTCGAGGGCGGCGGGGCGAGCGGCGCCTCGGCCTCCTTCGCCGGCAGCGGCAGCGGCGCCTTGCCGCCGATGCGGAAGGTCACGACGCGATTGACCTTGGGCTTCACCGAGGCCTGGAGCGCCTCGCCCATGTTGAGCGGCAGGATGCCGCCCCAACCGACCGCGACCGAGACATATTGGACCCCGGCGACCGAATAGGTGATCGGCGGGGCGACGATCCCCGACCCCATCGGCATCGACCAGAGCTTCTTGCCGCTGGTCGCGTCATAGGCGGCGAAGTCGCCGGTGCCGTTGCCCTGGAAGACCAGGCCCGCCGCGGTCGACAGCACGCCGCCGTTCCACGGCAGAGGCATCGGCACCGACCAGACCCGCTTGCGCGCCTTCGGGTCCCAGGCGACGAGCGCGCCGCCCATCATCCCGCGAATCTGCCGCCGGATCGCCGGGTCCTCGGGCATCGCGGTCTTGCCCGGGTCCTGCCCAGTGTTCCAGCCGCGCGGGTCGAAGCGGAAATCCTCCGTCTTGCCGGAGATATAGCCATAGGGAATCTCAGCGGTCGGCAGGTAGACGAGGCCGGTCTTCGGGTTGAAGCTCATCGGCTGCCAGCCATGTCCGCCAGCCGGCGACGGCATGCCGAGGAAGGGCTTACCGGTGCCGCTATAGCGCGCCTCGGGCACGATGTCGGGACGGCCGGTCTTGGGATCGAGGCCCTTCGCCCAGGTGACGGGGACATAGGGCGTGCCCGAGATGAAGGCGCCGTTGGTCCGGTCGAGCACGTAGAAGAAGCCGTTCTTGGGCGCCTGCATCAGCACCTTGCGCGGCTTGCCGTCGATCTCGAGGTCGGCGAGGATCATGTGCTGGGTGGCGGTATAATCCCATTCGTCGCCGGGCACCTCCTGGAAGTGCCAGACATATTCGCCGGTCGAGGGACGCACCGCCACGATCGACGACAGGAACAGGTTGTCGCCCTTGCCGGCGCTGCGCACGGCGCGATCCCAGGGGCCGCCATTGCCGACGCCGATGTAGAGCAGGTCGAGCTCGGGATCATAGGCCATCGAGTCCCAGGCGGTGCCGCCGCCGCCATATTTCCACCACTCCCCGTTCCAGCTCTTGGCGGCCATCGCCATGGCGTCGTTCTCGAAGCCCTTCTTCGGGTCGCCGGGGATGGTGTAGAAGCGCCACGCCTGCTTGCCGGTCGCGACGTCATAGGCGGTGACGTAGCCGCGCACGCCATATTCGGCGCCGCCATTGCCGATCACCACCTTGTCCTTGACGATGCGCGGCGCGCCGGTGACCGTGTAGGACTTGGTCGTGTCGGTGGTCTGCACCGTCCACACCGGCTTGCCGGTCTTCGCGTCGAGCGCGACCAGCCGGCCGTCGAGGACGCCGACGAACACCTTGCCGTCGGCATAGGCGACGCCGCGATTGACCACGTCGCAGCAGGCGCGCCGCGCGATCGCCCCGTCGAACTGCGGATCATATTCCCACAGCTTCTTGCCGCTCTGCGCGTCGAGCGCGATCACCTTGCTCCACGGGCCGGAGGCGTACATGACGCCGTCGACGACCAGCGGCGTCCCCTCCACCCCGCGCAGCGAGCGCGCGTCGAAATCGGCATACCAGGCGACGCCGAGCTGGCCGACATTGGCGGGCGTGATCTCTCCGAGGTCGCTGAACCGCTTCTCGCCCGCGTCCTGGCCATGCAGCGCCCAATCGACATTGGCCGCCTTCCGGGGCGCGCACGACGCCAGTGCGACCACCAGCATGGCCGCTGAAACCGCCTTGAATTTCACGCTTCTCGCTCCTGATAGCCTGGACCGGACAAGGGACATCCCTCCCTTATCGGTCGCGAGGCGGATGCCGACTAGGTCATGGACGCCGTCATTGTACGCGTTGCGCAACCTTGGGCCCGGTCATCGCGCGCAGCGCCGTCGCCCGCGCGCGGCCGAGCGTCGCCGACGGCGGCTCGCCATAGATCTCGCGGTACATGTTGGCGAAGCGGCCGCCATGGCCGATCCAGTACTGGTTGGCGAGCGCGGTCACCGAAATCTCGCCGTCGCTGGCGATGATGTCGGCGCGCGCGCTTTCCAGCCGGCGCAGCCGCAGCCAGCGCATCGGGCTATGGCCCATGAAGCGCTCGAAGCCGTGATAGAGCGTCCGCGCCGGGACGCCCGCCGCCTCGACGATGTCGCTGAGCTGGATGTCGTCCTTCAGATGCCGGGCGATGAACTGCTCGGCGCGGCGGACGAAGACCGGCAGCACCGCCGCCTGCCGCACCGGCATCTCGCGGTCGAACAGGGCCGCGCGTATCATCGCCAGGAAGCTGTTCTCGTTCGCGGCGACGACGTCCTGCATGCCGAAGATCGGCGATCCGCGATGCAGCTCGGTACAGAGATATTCGATGAACCCCATCAGGCTGGCGGCCCCGCCATTGGGGGCGTCCGCCGCGCGCTCGACGACGTTGTGGACCGCCTCATAGGGACGGCCGCTGCCGATCAGCCGGCTGCACGGGATGCCGATCGCG is part of the Rhizorhabdus wittichii RW1 genome and harbors:
- a CDS encoding Pyrrolo-quinoline quinone (PFAM: Pyrrolo-quinoline quinone) → MSLVRSRLSGARSVKFKAVSAAMLVVALASCAPRKAANVDWALHGQDAGEKRFSDLGEITPANVGQLGVAWYADFDARSLRGVEGTPLVVDGVMYASGPWSKVIALDAQSGKKLWEYDPQFDGAIARRACCDVVNRGVAYADGKVFVGVLDGRLVALDAKTGKPVWTVQTTDTTKSYTVTGAPRIVKDKVVIGNGGAEYGVRGYVTAYDVATGKQAWRFYTIPGDPKKGFENDAMAMAAKSWNGEWWKYGGGGTAWDSMAYDPELDLLYIGVGNGGPWDRAVRSAGKGDNLFLSSIVAVRPSTGEYVWHFQEVPGDEWDYTATQHMILADLEIDGKPRKVLMQAPKNGFFYVLDRTNGAFISGTPYVPVTWAKGLDPKTGRPDIVPEARYSGTGKPFLGMPSPAGGHGWQPMSFNPKTGLVYLPTAEIPYGYISGKTEDFRFDPRGWNTGQDPGKTAMPEDPAIRRQIRGMMGGALVAWDPKARKRVWSVPMPLPWNGGVLSTAAGLVFQGNGTGDFAAYDATSGKKLWSMPMGSGIVAPPITYSVAGVQYVSVAVGWGGILPLNMGEALQASVKPKVNRVVTFRIGGKAPLPLPAKEAEAPLAPPPSTASAAVIEQGRVLYHVRCWMCHGDTVVNHGGVPDLRRSMVIADAAAFRGFVLEGAAEPLGMPNFSKDLKPDEVEAIRAYVIKRANDLKADPKMP
- a CDS encoding helix-turn-helix- domain containing protein, AraC type (PFAM: helix-turn-helix- domain containing protein, AraC type) yields the protein MSGFGPVLQEMAVDQRFLANAAAPALESVHRHSFASLRPADALDSVTRVFFPHEVVVRSNDKHLDFNHCSASLGDISLNQIAYGADVDVLITQLQRTHFVFVVALTGEAVVEFNQQSWAFRSGDSVLLSPSVRYNFQMGQDHTHLAIGIPCSRLIGSGRPYEAVHNVVERAADAPNGGAASLMGFIEYLCTELHRGSPIFGMQDVVAANENSFLAMIRAALFDREMPVRQAAVLPVFVRRAEQFIARHLKDDIQLSDIVEAAGVPARTLYHGFERFMGHSPMRWLRLRRLESARADIIASDGEISVTALANQYWIGHGGRFANMYREIYGEPPSATLGRARATALRAMTGPKVAQRVQ